The Ancylobacter sp. SL191 nucleotide sequence TCGACTGGCCCGTCACGCCGCTTGACCCGTTCTTCAACGTCAACACACCCGACGACCTCGCGCGCGCCGAGACGCTGGCGGCTCAGGCTGGCTGAGGCGCACTGGCGCGCCAGGCGATGCTCTCTACGGGAACCGCATGGCGCTCGACCGCCGCCGCGATGGCCTCGATGTCGTCGAGGTCGATGACCGGCAGGGTGATGCCCTCCAGCGCCGCGTCCGACGCGACGGCGACGATGTACGGGTCATCCGGGTGCAGCAGCGGTTTGCCGAGCTCGGCCCGGTGGATCTCGATCTTCGGATGATGGTCGCGCTTGAAGCCCTCGACCAGCACGATGTCGACCGTCGCGAGATGAGAGACCAGTTCCGGCAGTTCCGGCTCGGCGGCACCGCGCAGCTCATGCATCAGCGCCCAGCGATTACCCGACGACACCAGCACCTCGGTCGCGCCGGCGACACGGTGCGTGTGCGAATCCTTGCCGGGCACGTCGATATCGAAATTGTGGTGCGCGTGCTTGATGGTGGAAACGCGCAGCCCCCGGGCCACCAGCGCCGGAATGAGCCGGGCCAGCAGGGTCGTCTTGCCCGCGCCGCTCCACCCGGCGAAACCGATGAGCCGCATCCGCTCCTCCTCAACCATCCGCCGCTGAGGTCGGTCGTCGAGGCGCACAAGTCAAGCGGGTGCCGGCCATGACCCCATAGCCGACGTCGATCCGGCGCGGGCGATCATGCCGCGTCGCGTTCGGCTTGCCGGAGAGACGGCCGCCGGATTAGGTGCGCATATGCAAGGAAAGCGTGCGGAGGCGGCCATGTCCGACGACAGCGATACCGCACTTCAGCTGGACCTCAGGGGGCTGAAATGCCCCCTGCCCGCGCTGCACACGCGGCGGGCGCTGGAACGGGCCGCGCCGGGCGCATGCCTCATCGTCCAATGCACCGACCCGATGGCGGTGATCGACATTCCCCACCTCGCCCAGCAGGACGGCCACCGGCTGGAGAGGCAGGCGCAGCAGGACGGCGTGCTTACCTTCACGCTGCGCAAGGCCACGGTTACCGTTAGTAGCTGATGCCGCAACCGTCGGCGACCTCTTCCAGCGCTTTCGTGGAGCCGCGGGCGTTGAACTTGGTCTCGTGGAAATTCTCGCCCTTCATGGTGATGACGACGGAAATCGATGAATCCGCGTCCATCACCTCAAGGAAGAGATCCTCGTCCACCTCGGCCACCATGCCGAGCGTGCCCTTCACCTCATGGGCGACGGCGTCGAAGACAAGGATTTCGCCCTTGTCCGCCCGCACGCGAAGCTTGGCGCCCACCGAATTCATCGCCTCGACATCCTTGGGATCATCGATCCGTTCGGGCGTGATGAACACCGCCTCGAGATTGTCGCTGCGGCAGCGCAGGCCGAAAACGTAGTCGCCGGCGACGGTCACGGCGAGGTGGGTGGCGTCGTCGTCAAACGCGCCGCCCTCCTTATCCGAGACCCACTGGGCCGAGGCGGTAAGCGATGAAGCCGCCAGCAGCAGGGCGGCGATGAGCAGTCTGGACATGGTTCCTCTCCCCGGGGCGGTGCCCGCAGCGGAAAGAACAACAAAATCACCGCGAATTTCGAGAAAAATCGACGGTGCCCGACTGCGGCGTCTTGCCGGCTGATCAGCGTCCGTGCGTCGTCATGGTCATAGGGGGGGCTGCCAGGGCTGCAGAAAGCCACGGGCGATGGACAAGTCGGGTGGCTCTGATTTTATACGGCGCGTACGTTGCGTGCGCTTCGGGGGAAGGAATGAAACTCGACCGGCTCATTGTCGTGGCCGCGCTGCTGGCGACCACTCTCGGGCTCCTGTTCACTGTGCCGGCCTCGGCCCAGACTTCGCCGCGCCCGCCATGGGCGGCGGCGCCGGTGACGGCCAAGCCCGGCCAGCCGCTGCCGTCCCGCGCTGATACGCATGTGTACCTGCTGCGCGGTCTTTTCGGCGTTTTTTCGCTCGGCATGGACAGCCTGGCGCAGGAACTGTTGGAGAAGGGCTACACGTCACAGATCTATGGCTGGGATGAAGCCCAGAAGGTGATCGACCTCATCAAAACGCGCTCTCAGGCCGGCCATACCGGCCCTGTCGTCATCATCGGCCATTCGCTTGGTGCCAATGCGGTGATCGACATCGCCACGACCATCCAGGCGAACAGCATCCCCGTTGATCTCGGCGTGACCTTCGACGCGACCGACCCCGGTCCCGTGCCAAATAACGTCGCCGTCTTCATCAATTTCTGGGCGCAGGACGGCTTCGGCAAGCCGGTCTCAGCGGTGCCCGGCTATACTGGGCAGCTGGAGAATTTCGACCTCTCCGGCCAGCCCAATATCAGCCACACCAGCATCGACACGATGGACAAGTTCCACCAGTTCGTCATCTCGACGTTGGAAGGCATGACGGGCAACTGATCCCCGCCATGCACTCGAGCGCGGTTTAACGCGTTGACGGACAGGAAGAACGGAGCCTGCGTCGCGCATGAGCGACCCTGACACAGCCTGCCGCGCCGATGTCTGGCTTTGGCGCGCGCGCTTCGCCAAGACCCGCGGCCTTGCCGTCGCGCTCATTGAGCGCGGCATGGTGCGGATCACCCATAACAGCCAGCCGGTGCGGCTGGATAAGCCCGGCCGCGCGCTGCGTCCCGGCGATGTGCTCACCCTCGCTTTGCAGCAGGGAGTCGTCGTGGTTCGGATTGATTCTGTCGGCGCACGTCGCGGGCCTGCGGAAGAAGCGCGAACGCTCTACACGGTCGTTGGCTAAGCGAACGCTTACGCAGCGCCGACGGCTAAAGATCAGCGTTCCGGTGGCGATAGTGCGGCGACGCCAGCCTCGGGCAAGCCAAGCGGACTCATGTTGAAGCAGCCTTCAATAACGCATGAGAGTGCCGCGATGCGATTCACCAACTGGCCCATACTGGGGAAGATTTCTCTCGTCGTGGCGCTGCTCGGCCTTTGTTCGACGGGCTGCACCCTGTTCGCCGGCTGGCGCATGGTGGAAATGCAGGATGACTATACGGCATTGATCGAAGGCGACGCCAAGGCGGCGGTGGCCCTGGCGCGGATGAACCGCGAGGTCGTGTGGTCAGAGCGGTCGATCTTCCACGCGCTGGCCTCCACCAGCCCGGAAGAGAGCCGCGAGGCGGAAAAGGAACTGTCGCACGGGCTCGACGAGCTTCACACCTATGCTACGCAGGCCAAGGCCGCCCTGCCGGATTACGCCGCGCCGATCGAGGCGATCGTCAGCCGTTTCGACAGCCAGGTGAAGACAGCGTGTGGCCCGACCATCATGACGGCGTTCACCGCCACGACCGCTGACGACAAGCACCGCGCCGACAAGATGATGATGGTGGACTGCGAGCCGGCTCTGGAGAAGGTGCGCGCCGACCTCGCCACACTCGTCGCCTCGCTTCAGGACGAGATGCACCAGCGCGAGGAAGAGCTGCACGCACGCGCCGACGCCACGCTGGTTGAACTTTACGCTGGTACCGGCACGGCGATCCTCGCCTGCCTCGTGCTGGCCTTCCTCATCGCCACCAAGGGTATCGTGAAGCCTATCGGCCGCATCGTCGACGTCATGGACTCCCTCACCTCTGGCCACTTCGAGACGGAAGTCGCCGAGACCGAACGCCGCGACGAGGTTGGCCAGTTGGCTCGCGGCCTCGCGCGCTTCCGGCAGGAGTTGATCGCCAACGAGACTCTGCGGGAGCAGGCCGCCCTTGAGGAGCAGCGGTCGGCTGATCGGCTGCGCCAGCAGAAAGAAGAAATCGCTCAGACCTTCGAGATGCGCATGGGGGCTCTCGCCGAGGCCTTCTCGACCTCCTCCAACGAGGTGGCCCAGGCCGCGACCAGCCTCTCCGCCGCGGCGGAGGAGACGACGCGGCAGGCCCGCTCGGTCAGTGACGCGGCGACTGAAGCGTCTTCCGGCGTGCAGACGGTGGCCGCTTCCACGGAGGAAATGTCCGCGTCGGTGCGCGAGATCGCCGAGCAGGTGGTGCGCGCGGCGCAGATCGCGGACAGCGCCTCCACCGATTCGAACCGCATCCAGGGAGAAATCGCCGAACTGACCCAGGCGGCGAGCCAGATCGGCGCGGTCATCGACCTCATCACCAGCATTGCCGGTCAGACCAATCTTCTGGCGCTCAATGCCACGATCGAGGCCGCACGGGCTGGCGAGGCCGGCAAGGGCTTCGCCGTGGTGGCGCAGGAAGTAAAGGAACTCGCCAGCCAGACCGCAAAGGCGACCGACGAAATCTCCGCCAAGGTCAACGAGATCCAGAGCGCGACGGGCCGCTCCGTCTCGTCGATCACCCGAATCGCCACGACCATCAACGAAATCCGCACCGCTTCGGCGGCGATCTCGGCGGCTATCGAGGAACAGGGCGCCGCGACGCGCGAGATCGCTCACAGCACCCAGCATGCCGCGCAGGGCACCCGCGTCGTCAATGAGAGCATCCACGGCGTCGGCGAAGCGGCGGAGACCACGGGCGCGGCCTCGGTGCAGCTTAAGGGGCTCTCGCAGCACCTGTCCGGTCAAGCGGTGGAACTCAACAAGGAAGTGCGCAGCTTCGTGCAAACGCTACGCGCCGCCTGAGCCACCGACATACAGCAGACCTGCGAGCCCCGCGGCGCACCCGCGGGGCTCGTTGCGTTTGCCGCATTAATACCATCGGATGATACGCCGACGGATGACATGCAGTGTCGCCTATTGCCTGCAACCGGCTGGGGACGGATAGTTTAAGCTCGCCTGGCGATGCGCTGCGCGAAACGTCGCGATCGTCACCGCAAGTCATTCCATGAATCCTGCCGAGCTTGACTGGCTGTCTTCCGTCGCGGTGCCGATGCTCGCGGTCCGTGCCGAGACTGTCATGGCGCTCAATCCGGCCGCAGGCGCCCTGTTCGGCGACGCGGTCAAGGCGTGCCCGTTGACCTTAGCGGCGCTCTTTCCCAATTCTGCTGAAACGCTCGCCGCCTTCCTGCGCGCCGCCGAAAACGACGGCGCGTCGGAGGTTCTGCACCTGCGCGCCGACCTTGCTGGCGAATCTCGCCATATCCAGATCGCCGCGCGGCGTCTCGGGCCGGCAGCGGAGGTGATGTGGGCGCTCACTCTGATCGAGACTTGCCCGCCGTCTTGCGCGGTGGGCGAGACCAGCCCGACATCGGGACGCTGGGTGCAGCTTCTCCCCACCATCCTGGACCAGCTTCCGGTGGCGCTGCTGATCGAGGACGAAGATGATGTCGGCGTTTTCGCCAATCGCGGTTTCACCGAGATATTCGAGTATGCGCTGGAGGAAATCGCCGCGCTCGACGACTGGTGGATAAAGCTCTACCCGGATCCGCTCGTGCGCGAGTCGGCGAAGGTGGAATGGGCGGCAAAGCTCGCCACGGCACCTCGGGGTAACGGCACCATCTCGACCTCCGAATTCCAGATCCGCACCGGCGGTGGCCGCGACAAGGTGCTGCAGAGTCACAGCTTCCGCATCGGCGACTACCGCGTTCATTCCTATGTCGATGTCTCGCAACGGCACCAGCTCGCGCTCGATCTGCGGCAGCTCGCCGATACGGACGCTCTCACCGGCGTGCTGAACCGGCGCAGCTTCTTTCAGCAGGGTCGCCTGCTGGATCGCATCGGTGAGCCTCTGGCGGCGTTGCTGCTGGATGTCGACCATTTCAAGCAGGTGAACGACCGCCACGGCCACGCCTTTGGCGACGAGGTGCTTATCGAGATTTCGGCCCGCGTGCGCGCGGCGCTGAGGCCGCACGACGTGCTCGCGCGCATAGGCGGGGAGGAATTCGCCGTGCTGCTGCCGGGGGTCGATCGCGACCGCGCTGTCAGCGTTGCCGAAAGGCTGCGGCAGGTGGTGGAGAGCACGCCCATTACGCGGGGCACAACTGGCCAGATAGCGACGGTCAGCATCGGCGGCGCCTGCGCGTCGAGCGCTGAAACCTCGATAGAAGACCTGCTGCTGCACGCCGACCGTGCGCTCTATGTCGCCAAGCGCGCCGGCCGGAACTGCGTCAGATTCGCGGCTGATGCGGTCGGAGCGCCATGACGCATCGTCGCGCCCAGCGGAAAGCGTTTCGGCGTGGGCGAGAATGTGGTGAGCCCGTTGGGATTCGAACCCAAGACCCCATGATTAAAAGTTTGAATGTGAAGTAATAAAATCAATCACTTACAGAAGCGTACTGTGCGGTAGACCATCAATTGACATGTGGTTACCGCACGATTGCGTTTTATGTCGGTCGCACGAACTTAAGTGCATCGTCAAGAGCAGCCTGCACGGTGGGCGTTATCTTAAACCACTCGCCCCTTGTCCTGTGCTCGCTAAGCGCCTCGTGTAGGCGGCGCTCGTCACTGCGGGAACCGCGCACCGCTATCAGGCTGACAACGTCGCTCGAAAGCGATGTGCGCATGTTGGCCACGCGAGAGAACGGGTCACGAGAAAATCCGACCTTCACAGCGTCGTCGGTGAACAGCGCGTAGACAAACCCTTCGGCGCCCTCCCGAGGCTTCGCCTTCATCGGCCGTTTCACCGCGACGCCCAGCCCGGCCGCCTCATTCAGGCGCTGCGCGGCGGCAAGTGCTGCGCCGAGGTCCAGCCACTCGCCACTATCCGTCTTCAGATCCTTGCCGACAAAGCCGCGCGCCCGCAGGCTCGGCCCCGGGTTCCAGCGCGGCCTACCGTCGCGCCAGACAAAGTACCGAACACCGGCGCTCATACCGCCATGCCCTTCTTGTCCATCCACGTCACCAGCTTGTTGATGGCGTCATCGGCCATTTCGGGGTGCGTCGCCATGTAGTGGCGCAGCACGTCGTGAATGCCGGCCATCTTGTGGCCGGTGATGGCGGCGATCTCCGGCACGGTGCAGCCGGCGCGGCCGAGCCACGTCACGGCCGTGTCGCGCAGATCCTGATCGCGCTTGCCGGCGATCGAGGGGCATGGCGGCAGTGCCCATGCCTCATGCCCGCGCGGCTTTTCCGGGCCGAGCTGCAGCGTGCCATCCGCCTGCCGGATGAGGCCGCGCGCCGCTGCCTGCCGGACATCGGCAAAGACGTGCTTGTACCAGTCGCGCAGGAAGGGGCGGCGGGCGGTCTCGTCGACGATGACAAGGCGCCGGGCGCGTGCATCCGCGTCCTGCTGGCTTTCGCCCTGCCCCGGCCGGCCGATGACCGCCAGAGTGAAGCGCCGGCGCTCGGCGGCTTCCATGCGCGTGGCGAGCTGGGGCGCGGCGGGAATGGCGACGATGGCGCCGGTCTTCGACTGGCGGAAGACATAGCGGCTGGCATCGTCGCGGCCGGCGCGCTCCAGCGTGAGGCGGTCGCCCTGCCGCTGTCCGGTGAAAACGCCGAGGAAAACGGCGTCCGCCATTTCCGGCCGGCCGAGCAGATCCGCGGCGGCGGCGAAGGCGGAGATTTCGTAATCCTCCCATGTCACCAGCCGGGGCGCCGGCATGGGTTTTTCCAGCTCCAGCCACGGGTTGAAGGCGATGGCGCCACGGCCGCGCGATTTCGCCCAGCGCCAGCAGCCGGAGAGCGCGGCGACGATGCCGCGCGCGGTGTGCAGGCCGCGCTCCTGCCAGAGATCATCGAACAGCCCCTGCGCGATCGAGGGCGTGACCGCCGGCGGCGGCTCCTGCATGAAGGCCGGATCGTGCTTCGCTAGCGTGCGCAGCTTGGAGCGATAGTCGGCGATGGTCGCCGGGCTGAGGCCATCCTGCTGCCTCTTGCCCTGGTGCACGCCGCCGGTGAATTTGGGCGAGGCGAACCATTCCTCGATCAGGCCCTCGATCGTCTGGTGGCGGGCACGCTTGCGGGCGGGAAGCCGGCCGGTCTCAAGCTTGGCCTGCCGCCGGCCGGCCACCTCGGCCGCGCGCGCCTCGGCCCAATCCGCCGCCTCCTGCGGGGTGAACCAGCGGCCATCCGGGTGGCGCAGATCCTCGCCCTTGTAGCCGATGGCGCGTAGCTTGGGGCCCGGATTGAACCGAGGCCGACCCTCGCGCCATGAGACGTTGGGAATGCGAATGGTGAGCTTCGCCATGCTGGCCTGCCCCCTGCCCTGCTTCGACTGCACGGGGCGGGAATCTAGCACGCGCTTGCGGGGCTTCGTCGAGCGGGTCATCAGGCCTCTCCTTCCGGCACAAAGAAGATGGCGCCGGGCAGCATGGACTTGAGGGTCCAGCCGTCCGGCAGGTGCGCGGTGATCGAGGCGCGCAATGCCTGCTCCACCTCATGTTCGGGTGCGCCGTGGCGGGCGAAGACCGTGCCGTAAATCAGCGGCTTCTTGTCCGGGAACTGGATGAGGGCGCACCAGTGGCGCATCGGCGCGCCGGCCTCGTTGTCACCCGTCATAGCCGGTCTCCGCCGGGTAGCGGATGAAACAAGGGAGCGGAAGCCACCCCCTCGGCTCATGCGTGACGGGCGAGTGATCCCGATAATCCTTGCCGTCGATCGTATAGCCCGGCGCCATCGTCATGCGGTGCCAGGAAGACACGAAGGCGCCGAAGCCGTCGTGCCAGACCATGGCGATGGCGTCGTTGCCGATGATGCCCCAGAAGGGCGTGCCGTCGCGTGGGACGGTGTGCATGGGGCGCGGCATCGGCCAGCCATTGAATGTGCTGACCGGCGCCGGCGGAGCCTCCGTCACCAGCCGCTCGATCAGATCGGCGGCGCGCGCACAACGCTTCTGAAGCGGATCGGGCGGCACATGCAGCGCCATGTTCCCATAGTCGCGGGCCGCCATCATCGCGGCGCAAACAACAGCCGTCGCCCGCAGCTGCTTCACCACATCTAAATACTCTGCCGCGAGGGTCTTTTTGGTGTTCTGGTTCATGTCCGGGGCGCCTCAACTTGGCAGCTGTAGATCACGTCAAGGTCGTAACCCTCGACGCCTGCAGCGGCGAGATCGCCCATCGACAAGCCGAAGCCAGCCAACACATCCGTTGCAGCCACGGGGTTGTCGTGCAGTCGCTGCACCTCAGCCAGCGCGGCAGCAATGCCCTGCACCCGCGCGTTGGCCCTCGCCCGCCTGAGATGTTCCTCGGTACGCCGGTTCATGCCCGCGCCCCTTCGATTTCGGCCAGCCGCCGGCGGGCGGTGCTGAGCCAGCTTTGCAGGGCAAGCTCCGGGTTCCGGCTCTTGCAGGTGACATGGATGCCGCCGAGGCGCAGGGCGGTGCCGCCCCAGCCATCGTTCACCTTCACGCCCTTGCGGCGGCGCAGGCGGGCCAGCGCTTCGGCGCCGGCATCGAGCCGCCGGGCGATGCGCTCCGGCCGATCCAGCCGGCCGGCATAGGGCAGGCTGTCGAGCTTGCGCTCCACCTCGCCGATGAGGCGGCGGAGCTGTTCCGGTGGCGCGATCTTCATGCCCGCCTCCGGTCCAGTTCGCGATACGCTGCGTTGATCCAGTTGGTGAGCAGCCCGCTATGGCCGCTCGTGCAACTCGCCGTGACGCCGGCCATGGCGAGCCGGTGGGTGCCGAGCGGCTGTGAGTGCCGCGCGCCGTAGTTCTTCACCAGCTCATCAACCGTGGCGTCTGCCACTCGGCGATGGTCGTCATAGGAGGCGAGATCGCCGACCTTGATCGGCGGGATTGCCGCCTGACCCGCCTTTACGTGGTGGATGAGCTTCAGCAGTTCGTCGTCGGTCACGCGCTTCTTCATGCCGCGAGCCTCCGATCGTCGAGCGCGCGGGTGAGCGCGGCCAGCAGCTCGGTGGTTTCCAGCGCGGTGCGCTGTTCCGGCGGCGGCAGGGTGCGCCAGAGCTGGACCACGCGGACAAAGGCGGGATTGGTGGCGAGCAGGGCCACGATCTCCTGCTCGTCGCCCGTGATGGGGTTTTCCAGCACGTCGAAAAACCAGCTGACGGTGTGGCCGGTGGCATAGGCGAAGCGCATGAGCTTGGCGGGGCAGATGCGGGT carries:
- the mobB gene encoding molybdopterin-guanine dinucleotide biosynthesis protein B translates to MRLIGFAGWSGAGKTTLLARLIPALVARGLRVSTIKHAHHNFDIDVPGKDSHTHRVAGATEVLVSSGNRWALMHELRGAAEPELPELVSHLATVDIVLVEGFKRDHHPKIEIHRAELGKPLLHPDDPYIVAVASDAALEGITLPVIDLDDIEAIAAAVERHAVPVESIAWRASAPQPA
- a CDS encoding sulfurtransferase TusA family protein — its product is MSDDSDTALQLDLRGLKCPLPALHTRRALERAAPGACLIVQCTDPMAVIDIPHLAQQDGHRLERQAQQDGVLTFTLRKATVTVSS
- a CDS encoding alpha/beta hydrolase, with translation MKLDRLIVVAALLATTLGLLFTVPASAQTSPRPPWAAAPVTAKPGQPLPSRADTHVYLLRGLFGVFSLGMDSLAQELLEKGYTSQIYGWDEAQKVIDLIKTRSQAGHTGPVVIIGHSLGANAVIDIATTIQANSIPVDLGVTFDATDPGPVPNNVAVFINFWAQDGFGKPVSAVPGYTGQLENFDLSGQPNISHTSIDTMDKFHQFVISTLEGMTGN
- a CDS encoding RNA-binding S4 domain-containing protein produces the protein MSDPDTACRADVWLWRARFAKTRGLAVALIERGMVRITHNSQPVRLDKPGRALRPGDVLTLALQQGVVVVRIDSVGARRGPAEEARTLYTVVG
- a CDS encoding methyl-accepting chemotaxis protein codes for the protein MRFTNWPILGKISLVVALLGLCSTGCTLFAGWRMVEMQDDYTALIEGDAKAAVALARMNREVVWSERSIFHALASTSPEESREAEKELSHGLDELHTYATQAKAALPDYAAPIEAIVSRFDSQVKTACGPTIMTAFTATTADDKHRADKMMMVDCEPALEKVRADLATLVASLQDEMHQREEELHARADATLVELYAGTGTAILACLVLAFLIATKGIVKPIGRIVDVMDSLTSGHFETEVAETERRDEVGQLARGLARFRQELIANETLREQAALEEQRSADRLRQQKEEIAQTFEMRMGALAEAFSTSSNEVAQAATSLSAAAEETTRQARSVSDAATEASSGVQTVAASTEEMSASVREIAEQVVRAAQIADSASTDSNRIQGEIAELTQAASQIGAVIDLITSIAGQTNLLALNATIEAARAGEAGKGFAVVAQEVKELASQTAKATDEISAKVNEIQSATGRSVSSITRIATTINEIRTASAAISAAIEEQGAATREIAHSTQHAAQGTRVVNESIHGVGEAAETTGAASVQLKGLSQHLSGQAVELNKEVRSFVQTLRAA
- a CDS encoding GGDEF domain-containing protein, which encodes MNPAELDWLSSVAVPMLAVRAETVMALNPAAGALFGDAVKACPLTLAALFPNSAETLAAFLRAAENDGASEVLHLRADLAGESRHIQIAARRLGPAAEVMWALTLIETCPPSCAVGETSPTSGRWVQLLPTILDQLPVALLIEDEDDVGVFANRGFTEIFEYALEEIAALDDWWIKLYPDPLVRESAKVEWAAKLATAPRGNGTISTSEFQIRTGGGRDKVLQSHSFRIGDYRVHSYVDVSQRHQLALDLRQLADTDALTGVLNRRSFFQQGRLLDRIGEPLAALLLDVDHFKQVNDRHGHAFGDEVLIEISARVRAALRPHDVLARIGGEEFAVLLPGVDRDRAVSVAERLRQVVESTPITRGTTGQIATVSIGGACASSAETSIEDLLLHADRALYVAKRAGRNCVRFAADAVGAP
- a CDS encoding GIY-YIG nuclease family protein; this translates as MSAGVRYFVWRDGRPRWNPGPSLRARGFVGKDLKTDSGEWLDLGAALAAAQRLNEAAGLGVAVKRPMKAKPREGAEGFVYALFTDDAVKVGFSRDPFSRVANMRTSLSSDVVSLIAVRGSRSDERRLHEALSEHRTRGEWFKITPTVQAALDDALKFVRPT
- a CDS encoding helix-turn-helix domain-containing protein, with product MLEKTRLPAIEQPDEELTRLLAGRLRVARQLSGLSQVQAGAIVGTSFQQWQKYEKGSTRICPAKLMRFAYATGHTVSWFFDVLENPITGDEQEIVALLATNPAFVRVVQLWRTLPPPEQRTALETTELLAALTRALDDRRLAA